One genomic region from Microcystis panniformis FACHB-1757 encodes:
- a CDS encoding HNH endonuclease — protein sequence MIPVTRISEPRVLAKNAARWLEALESIKSNNKATKAQINQAQNKYSHPQVKDALVKMFNGKCAYCESKITVVTYGAIKHFYPKSQYPDLTFTWENLLLSCDKCNDANHKGTNFPLDDITGNPLLIDPTDGVSDTNTHLEFVWDEMAKLASVYGRDRRGQIVEDLFDLNGMRGRKELINYRSQYIKKLLALLRYAKQGDSEVLSVLQEACQPGAEYYAFASIYILPHLPP from the coding sequence TTGATTCCTGTCACCAGAATATCAGAGCCACGCGTATTAGCTAAAAATGCCGCTCGTTGGCTAGAGGCTTTAGAATCAATAAAATCAAACAACAAGGCAACTAAAGCTCAAATTAACCAAGCACAAAATAAATACAGTCATCCGCAAGTTAAAGACGCATTAGTTAAAATGTTTAATGGGAAATGCGCTTACTGTGAAAGTAAGATTACAGTGGTAACTTACGGAGCGATCAAACATTTTTATCCAAAAAGCCAGTATCCTGATCTGACTTTTACTTGGGAGAATTTACTGCTTTCTTGTGATAAATGTAATGATGCCAATCACAAAGGCACAAATTTTCCTCTCGATGATATCACGGGAAATCCTCTGTTAATAGACCCCACGGATGGAGTAAGCGATACGAATACACATCTTGAATTTGTTTGGGATGAAATGGCAAAATTGGCCAGTGTTTATGGTCGGGATCGGCGTGGTCAAATTGTTGAAGATTTGTTCGATCTCAATGGTATGCGTGGACGAAAAGAATTAATTAACTATCGTAGTCAATATATTAAAAAGTTGTTAGCATTATTACGTTACGCAAAACAAGGAGACTCGGAGGTTTTATCTGTACTGCAAGAAGCTTGTCAACCGGGAGCGGAATATTATGCTTTTGCTAGTATTTATATACTGCCTCATTTGCCTCCCTAA
- a CDS encoding AAA family ATPase, with translation MWVESITLENIKCFQNQEIKFIIRNPDNKRRQDAKPYHWITLLGENGVGKSTILQALALLLAGPEAAKELLPRPTGWICNPKTPGKLTAVLHQEDGDAGKFGTDKTRKTFAYSYFVTGKERLELGGSKDKQTYTEPALIEENSKILSWLRANAFASDNHGWFAVGYGAFRRLTRVSQVIIPSLEPPQRSSNFFSQFNEDTSLSSFERWMVYLDYRIAKNPEDSQAKQMKKIGEEAITKLLPGNVEIAEVTADGLIQFLVNGQKVPTISLSDGFRSMIALAGDLIWRLLQSFPNLDNPTEASGVVLIDELDIHLHPSWQREIAGWLQEVFPKLQFFVATHSPLIAAGAGEKSLTLRIDLVEGELEIVEIPYLELAANVDRTLTSAAFGLKSTFPTDTENKIKRYHQLNRKNKNLAAEEKEEYEQLSLFVGEVKPFSEISQPNSLESRIDALLEERLS, from the coding sequence ATGTGGGTTGAAAGTATAACACTCGAAAACATTAAATGCTTCCAGAATCAAGAGATTAAATTTATTATTCGTAATCCCGATAATAAACGTCGTCAGGATGCTAAACCTTATCATTGGATCACTTTATTAGGAGAAAATGGAGTAGGAAAAAGCACGATTTTACAGGCTTTAGCTTTACTGCTCGCAGGACCAGAAGCAGCCAAAGAATTATTACCACGTCCGACTGGTTGGATATGTAATCCTAAAACACCGGGTAAATTAACCGCAGTGCTTCATCAGGAAGATGGGGATGCGGGAAAATTTGGTACGGATAAAACTCGAAAAACTTTTGCTTATTCCTATTTTGTTACAGGCAAGGAAAGGTTAGAGTTAGGAGGCAGTAAGGACAAACAAACCTATACAGAACCAGCATTAATCGAAGAAAATAGCAAAATTTTAAGTTGGTTGCGAGCCAATGCTTTTGCCTCCGATAATCATGGTTGGTTTGCCGTCGGTTATGGAGCTTTCCGTCGTTTGACACGAGTGAGTCAAGTGATTATTCCTAGTCTTGAACCTCCGCAACGCTCTAGCAACTTTTTCAGCCAATTTAATGAGGATACATCTTTAAGTTCTTTTGAGAGATGGATGGTGTATTTAGATTATCGAATAGCCAAAAATCCTGAAGATAGTCAAGCCAAACAAATGAAAAAAATCGGCGAAGAAGCAATTACTAAACTGTTACCCGGTAATGTAGAAATTGCTGAAGTAACTGCCGATGGCTTGATTCAGTTTCTAGTTAACGGTCAAAAAGTTCCAACCATTAGTTTATCCGATGGTTTTCGGAGTATGATTGCTTTAGCTGGGGATTTAATTTGGCGATTATTACAATCCTTCCCCAATCTAGATAACCCCACAGAGGCTTCTGGAGTCGTCTTAATCGATGAGTTAGATATTCATTTACATCCTTCTTGGCAAAGGGAAATTGCTGGATGGTTACAGGAAGTTTTTCCCAAGCTTCAATTCTTTGTCGCTACTCATAGTCCTTTAATCGCTGCCGGTGCGGGGGAAAAGTCTTTAACCCTACGAATCGATCTGGTAGAGGGTGAATTAGAGATTGTAGAAATTCCTTATTTAGAATTAGCGGCTAATGTTGATCGTACTTTAACAAGTGCTGCTTTTGGTTTGAAATCAACCTTTCCCACTGATACAGAAAATAAAATTAAGCGTTACCACCAACTAAATCGTAAAAATAAAAATCTGGCAGCAGAAGAAAAGGAAGAATATGAACAACTGTCATTATTTGTTGGAGAAGTTAAACCCTTTAGCGAAATTAGTCAACCTAATAGTTTAGAATCCCGAATTGATGCCTTACTAGAGGAGCGTTTATCTTGA
- a CDS encoding glycosyl transferase gives MSRPVVYFAVTNHGFGHAVRSASVVANIIELNPEILPILVTTAPRWLLDSYISGEYIQRHRGFDVGVIQSDSLTMDKLATKEKLEQIIAQSRAIIASEVNFIKTNRVGLVVADLPPLAALIAKSAGLPCWMIGNFGWDFIYRDWGEEFASISDWISRCYNQCDRLFKLPLAEAMTAFPHVTEAGLTGGTPRYSEEELRQEFKLNTPKEKTILLSFGGLGLEAIPYDNLASFPDWQFITFEKNAPELPNLVRLQDKPDRSYRPVDFMPLCDRIISKPGYSTFAEALKLEVPIVSLMREGFAESAILLAGIQDYSYHQIISSEEFFQGNWDFLRQAPQPPRLKVKLPKDGAESIARAIVEYFER, from the coding sequence ATGTCTCGTCCTGTTGTTTATTTTGCCGTTACTAATCATGGTTTTGGCCATGCTGTCCGCAGTGCTTCGGTGGTAGCTAATATTATTGAACTTAATCCCGAAATTTTGCCGATCTTAGTCACCACGGCCCCGCGCTGGTTATTAGATTCCTACATATCTGGAGAATATATTCAAAGACATCGGGGGTTTGATGTGGGAGTAATCCAATCGGATAGTTTAACGATGGATAAATTAGCTACCAAAGAAAAATTAGAACAAATAATTGCTCAATCAAGGGCAATTATTGCCAGTGAAGTTAATTTTATTAAAACTAATCGTGTGGGTTTAGTTGTGGCTGATTTACCGCCTTTAGCGGCACTAATTGCCAAAAGTGCGGGGCTTCCTTGTTGGATGATCGGTAACTTCGGCTGGGATTTTATCTATCGTGATTGGGGTGAAGAATTTGCCAGTATTAGTGATTGGATTAGTCGTTGTTATAATCAATGCGATCGCTTGTTTAAACTGCCTTTAGCAGAAGCAATGACAGCATTTCCCCATGTTACCGAGGCAGGTTTAACCGGGGGTACACCTCGCTACAGTGAAGAAGAATTGCGACAGGAGTTTAAGCTAAATACCCCTAAAGAAAAAACTATTTTATTGAGTTTTGGGGGGTTAGGATTAGAAGCAATTCCCTATGATAACCTCGCCAGTTTTCCCGATTGGCAATTTATCACTTTTGAAAAAAACGCGCCCGAACTGCCCAATTTAGTCCGCTTACAGGATAAACCAGATCGGAGCTATCGTCCTGTGGATTTTATGCCCCTGTGCGATCGAATTATTTCCAAACCGGGATATAGTACCTTTGCCGAGGCTTTAAAATTAGAGGTTCCGATTGTTTCTCTGATGCGAGAAGGTTTCGCCGAATCAGCGATTTTATTGGCTGGAATCCAAGATTATAGTTATCATCAAATCATTAGCAGTGAAGAATTTTTTCAGGGTAATTGGGACTTTTTACGCCAAGCCCCCCAACCGCCAAGATTAAAGGTTAAACTGCCTAAAGATGGTGCAGAATCGATAGCAAGAGCTATCGTAGAATACTTTGAGAGGTGA
- a CDS encoding ABC1 kinase family protein, which produces MSEQMISPETQPEEAITVEVQPVHIPEEHREDIGPMDDNVAESWRYNPQVINDYYRRRPLEVVGRLIEIALPVLSFVIGIWSDKLRGKSPKNEIRRAVQLREMLTKLGPTYIKIGQALSTRPDLVPPLYLEELTTLQDQIPSFPNEIAYRFIEEELGYSPEEIYAELSPNPIAAASLGQVYKGKLKTGEKVAVKVQRPDLIRCITLDVYIMRSLATWVKGNIKRLRSDLVAITDELAARIFEEINYLHEGQNAEKFAQLYGHIAEIYIPKIYWKYTGRRVLTMEWVDGTKLTNIKEIQTQGIDATHLVNVGVQCSLRQLLEHGFFHADPHPGNLLATPDGKLAYLDFGMMSNIEPYQRYGLIEAVVHLVNRDFESLAKDYVKLDFLSPTTNLEPIVPAFSEVFGNALGASVAELNFKSITDKMSAMMYEFPFRVPAYYALIIRSMVTLEGIAIGIDPNFKVLSKAYPYIAKRLLTDPSTELRDSLRDLLFKDGTFRWNRLENLLRNAKDSNDFNFEKVTDQALDFLLSDRGVFIREKLVNELVNALDNFGRRTWFNLTVNFRQQVGLAVQETPPELLGDAKSFEHLRNIFSILQETKGFDAMAMVPVMTKLIAKPETQQMGQKIAEGLLQKSLARLIRYLVLEFDRPNHQQNGELSKALPAAD; this is translated from the coding sequence ATGTCCGAACAGATGATCTCCCCAGAGACGCAACCCGAAGAAGCGATTACTGTTGAAGTGCAGCCCGTGCATATTCCCGAAGAGCATCGGGAAGATATCGGCCCCATGGATGACAACGTAGCCGAAAGTTGGCGCTACAACCCCCAAGTTATTAACGACTATTACCGTCGGCGACCTCTAGAAGTTGTGGGGAGATTAATCGAAATTGCCCTGCCGGTTTTATCTTTTGTCATCGGTATCTGGTCGGATAAACTGCGGGGAAAATCGCCGAAAAATGAAATTAGACGGGCCGTACAATTGCGAGAAATGTTGACCAAATTGGGACCGACCTATATTAAAATCGGTCAAGCTCTCTCTACCCGGCCTGATTTAGTACCGCCTTTATATTTAGAAGAATTAACCACTCTCCAGGATCAAATACCCTCTTTTCCTAACGAAATTGCCTATCGTTTTATCGAGGAAGAATTAGGTTATTCTCCTGAAGAAATTTATGCAGAATTATCCCCCAATCCCATAGCGGCCGCTTCCCTAGGACAAGTTTACAAAGGTAAATTAAAAACCGGAGAGAAAGTCGCCGTTAAAGTACAGCGTCCCGATTTGATTCGCTGTATAACTTTAGATGTGTATATCATGCGTAGTTTGGCGACTTGGGTGAAAGGTAATATTAAAAGACTTCGCTCCGATTTAGTGGCAATTACCGACGAATTAGCCGCTCGTATTTTTGAAGAAATTAATTATCTGCACGAAGGACAAAACGCCGAAAAATTCGCTCAACTTTATGGTCACATTGCCGAAATTTACATCCCCAAAATCTACTGGAAATATACCGGGAGACGGGTTTTAACCATGGAGTGGGTGGACGGCACAAAATTAACTAATATCAAAGAAATTCAGACCCAGGGTATTGATGCCACCCACTTAGTTAATGTGGGGGTGCAGTGTTCTTTGCGTCAATTACTTGAACACGGATTTTTCCATGCAGATCCCCATCCGGGTAATTTATTAGCGACTCCCGACGGTAAATTAGCTTATCTTGATTTCGGCATGATGAGCAATATTGAACCCTATCAACGCTACGGTTTAATCGAAGCGGTGGTGCATTTAGTCAACCGGGATTTTGAGTCTTTGGCCAAGGATTATGTTAAGTTAGACTTCCTATCACCAACCACCAATTTAGAGCCAATTGTTCCCGCTTTTTCGGAAGTTTTCGGTAATGCTTTGGGGGCGAGTGTGGCAGAATTAAACTTTAAAAGTATCACCGATAAAATGTCGGCGATGATGTATGAGTTTCCCTTTCGAGTTCCTGCCTATTATGCCCTAATTATTCGCTCGATGGTGACTTTAGAGGGAATAGCAATTGGCATCGATCCCAATTTTAAGGTACTGAGTAAAGCCTATCCTTATATTGCTAAACGTCTGCTCACCGATCCTTCCACGGAGTTGCGAGATTCCCTGCGGGATTTATTGTTTAAAGACGGTACTTTTCGCTGGAATCGTTTAGAAAATCTCTTGCGTAATGCTAAAGATTCTAATGATTTTAACTTCGAGAAAGTCACCGATCAAGCGTTAGATTTTCTTCTGTCAGACAGGGGTGTATTTATCCGAGAAAAATTAGTTAATGAGTTAGTCAATGCGCTAGATAACTTCGGTCGTCGCACTTGGTTTAATCTCACGGTTAATTTCCGGCAACAGGTGGGTTTAGCGGTGCAAGAAACTCCCCCAGAATTGTTGGGTGATGCTAAGAGTTTTGAGCATCTTCGCAACATCTTTAGTATTTTACAGGAAACGAAAGGATTTGATGCCATGGCTATGGTGCCAGTGATGACGAAACTAATCGCTAAACCGGAAACTCAACAGATGGGACAAAAAATTGCTGAAGGTTTGCTACAAAAATCCCTAGCGCGTTTAATTCGTTACCTAGTTCTCGAATTTGATAGACCAAATCATCAGCAAAATGGAGAATTATCGAAAGCTTTACCCGCTGCCGATTAA